A single genomic interval of halophilic archaeon DL31 harbors:
- a CDS encoding hypothetical protein (KEGG: atm:ANT_21190 hypothetical protein), whose protein sequence is MTRDLPTADRSSPRELWGHEAHDFTPWLAEHIDQLGEAIGRELTVQETERSTPTGFSLDLFVEDVETGESGAVEVQLEQSDHRHLGQLLTYVTAFESEFAVWVVHGVRYEHQRAIEWVNESSDKTAYLVNIEAVTIHHGDDHDGVTNHNAGPAPLFTLLTGPSEEARKIGEQKRQLSERDTLQLRFHEGVKDHLPDSFTLFDNVSPKSRQYISARINGVSYAIHITDNGGYAQLYIDVGEEDENNALFDKLKANQEETEQEIGHELIWMRMPGNRACRIHTSLTDAGLRDQDQWSVAQEQLARQVSELYEVFNPQIQSIR, encoded by the coding sequence ATGACCCGAGACCTTCCAACTGCAGATCGTAGCTCTCCACGTGAATTGTGGGGCCACGAGGCTCACGACTTCACACCATGGCTTGCCGAGCATATCGACCAACTTGGCGAGGCGATCGGCCGCGAACTGACGGTGCAAGAGACGGAACGCTCGACCCCGACCGGGTTTTCACTTGACCTGTTTGTTGAGGATGTCGAGACTGGAGAAAGTGGCGCAGTTGAGGTACAACTCGAACAAAGCGATCACAGGCACCTTGGGCAGCTTCTCACCTATGTTACTGCCTTCGAATCGGAGTTTGCTGTTTGGGTTGTCCATGGCGTTCGCTATGAACATCAACGAGCAATCGAATGGGTGAACGAATCAAGCGATAAAACGGCGTATCTCGTGAATATTGAAGCAGTGACCATTCATCACGGAGACGATCACGATGGCGTAACCAACCATAATGCAGGCCCGGCGCCGTTGTTCACGCTCCTAACGGGACCCAGCGAGGAAGCTCGGAAGATTGGTGAACAGAAACGTCAACTGAGCGAGCGCGACACGCTGCAGCTGCGCTTCCATGAGGGTGTTAAAGACCATCTCCCTGATTCTTTCACCCTGTTCGACAACGTCTCACCGAAGAGCCGTCAGTACATTTCAGCGAGGATCAATGGAGTGTCGTATGCGATTCATATCACTGATAACGGTGGGTACGCTCAGCTCTACATTGATGTTGGTGAGGAAGACGAGAACAATGCACTATTTGACAAACTCAAAGCCAACCAAGAAGAAACAGAACAAGAAATTGGTCATGAACTCATCTGGATGCGAATGCCTGGCAACAGAGCCTGCAGAATTCATACCTCATTGACCGACGCTGGACTTCGAGATCAAGACCAGTGGTCGGTGGCACAGG